The Littorina saxatilis isolate snail1 linkage group LG15, US_GU_Lsax_2.0, whole genome shotgun sequence genome contains a region encoding:
- the LOC138949105 gene encoding histone H1-delta-like: MSDVAAAAPAKSPAKKAAKARKQAKPADHPKYIAMIAAAVGALKERGGSSGQAILKYIMANYKVGNEVINARVKTGLKAGVKAGTLKQVKGTGAAGSFRLGEKKVAAKKPAKAKKPQVVKKPAAKKAAKSPAKKAAKSPAKKAAKPKKAKSPAKKAAKPKKAKSPAKKATKPTKAQ, translated from the coding sequence ATGTCTGACGTCGCCGCTGCCGCTCCGGCCAAGAGCCCCGCCAAGAAGGCCGCCAAGGCCAGGAAGCAAGCAAAACCCGCAGACCATCCCAAGTACATCGCTATGATCGCTGCCGCTGTCGGCGCCCTGAAGGAGCGTGGTGGTTCCTCTGGTCAGGCCATCCTCAAGTACATCATGGCCAACTACAAGGTCGGCAACGAGGTGATCAACGCCCGTGTCAAGACCGGTCTGAAGGCTGGCGTCAAGGCTGGTACTCTCAAGCAGGTTAAGGGAACCGGAGCAGCTGGATCCTTCCGTCTGGGCGAAAAGAAGGTCGCCGCCAAGAAGCCCGCTAAGGCAAAGAAGCCTCAGGTCGTCAAGAAGCCCGCTGCTAAGAAGGCTGCCAAGTCTCCTGCTAAGAAGGCTGCCAAGTCTCCCGCCAAGAAGGCTGCCAAGCCCAAGAAGGCCAAGTCTCCTGCCAAGAAGGCTGCCAAGCCTAAGAAAGCAAAGTCTCCTGCCAAGAAGGCCACCAAGCCCACCAAGGCCCAATAA
- the LOC138949099 gene encoding uncharacterized protein produces MWTCTNPRCTLGNEDNEHNCARCGASKPYPTAPGELASGAYAEEYMESTAEPAPDVASADQTLEVTCTPQDAGSSLETATEDDVREAIRRLCDECGKDDGHTRPLNIVLIGKPGAGKSEFINSTAAALQEDRWRQYADSGTLPGAEAITIKTRRYPKCCDQNRYNDKLLPTLIDVAGLSDEGGAAMRELLTLLCYGHIKDTEAIMNVYNDCKNLAAQEVRFKYRMTHEDMRIDRVIFVATCEDSLPEQLMKCVRSVVKPSHDSPQQKEIPLFGVLTKKDKVNMDDPEFKKKREDFKTSLGITEPRLLVCTNYCDKIDPNNERLEKLRPDLDLPKVKFFQQVCSGAMPVACDDDTLNVPGPLYAIKKKVADMGSIPMSFLASVVAAFVAYIAGILLLPSVGQDYGELREACLSGRVNDTAVCNDVPGESSPQHFWSLIAAVFVGLFVMIISLMSYKQRPPA; encoded by the exons ATGTGGACCTGCACGAATCCACGCTGTACGCTCGGTAATGAAGATAACGAACACAATTGTGCTAGATGCGGTGCAAGTAAACCTTACCCGACAGCTCCCGGAGAATTGGCAAGTGGAGCATATGCCGAAGAATACATGGAATCTACAGCTGAGCCAGCACCAG ACGTTGCCTCAGCTGACCAAACCCTTGAGGTAACCTGCACACCGCAAGACGCGGGTAGCAGCCTGGAGACGGCCACTGAAGACGATGTGAGAGAGGCCATCCGCAGGCTGTGTGACGAATGTGGTAAGGATGACGGCCACACCAGGCCCCTCAACATCGTCCTCATCGGCAAGCCTG GGGCAGGTAAATCTGAATTTATAAACAGCACAGCAGCAGCGCTCCAAGAGGACAGATGGCGGCAGTACGCCGATTCAGGGACACTCCCGGGTGCTGAAGCCATCACCATTAAAACAAGGAG ATATCCGAAGTGCTGTGACCAAAACAGATACAATGACAAGTTACTGCCGACACTGATTGATGTGGCGGGATTATCTGACGAAGGCGGGGCAGCCATGAGAGAACTGCTCACACTGCTCTGCTATGGGCACATTAAG GACACTGAGGCCATTATGAATGTGTACAATGATTGCAAAAACCTTGCGGCGCAGGAAGTACGCTTCAAATACAGGATGACCCACGAAGACATGCGCATAGACCGTGTCATCTTTGTAGCTACCTGTGAAGACAGCTTGCCAGAACAGCTGATGAAATGCGTACGAAGTGTTGTCAAACCATCGCATGACAGCCCACAGCAAAAAG AAATACCTCTTTTTGGAGTGCTGACAAAGAAGGACAAGGTGAACATGGATGACCCTGAATTTAAGAAAAAGAGGGAGGACTTCAAGACGAGTCTGGGAATCACTGAGCCTCGTCTTCTCGTCTGCACCAACTACTGTGACAAAATTGACCCCAATAATGAGAGGCTGGAAAAGCTGAGACCTGACCTAGACTTGCCTAAAGTAAAGTTCTTCCAACAG GTGTGCAGCGGAGCCATGCCGGTGGCGTGCGATGATGACACCCTGAACGTTCCAGGACCACTCTACGCAATCAAGAAAAAAGTGGCGGACATGGGATCCATACCAATGAGTTTCCTCGCGTCAGTTGTCGCAGCCTTCGTTGCGTATATTGCTGGTATCCTGCTGCTGCCTTCAGTGGGGCAAGATTACGGGGAACTCCGCGAAGCATGTCTCTCTGGTCGCGTCAACGACACGGCAGTGTGCAACGACGTGCCCGGTGAAAGCAGTCCACAGCATTTTTGGTCGTTGATTGCAGCGGTTTTCGTGGGGCTTTTTGTTATGATCATAAGCCTAATGTCCTACAAACAGAGACCTCCGGCTTGA